The following are from one region of the Achromobacter xylosoxidans genome:
- the flgK gene encoding flagellar hook-associated protein FlgK, with amino-acid sequence MNMYKLALGGLNAAQAGLATTSHNINNATTAGYNRQRVMVSTAGAQATSNGFIGRGVQVDTVVRSYDSFLYKQLVGAQGSGAQLQTQFDQVSQINNLFADRTVGIAPGLTNFFTSMNTVASKPADPAARQDLLGKANSLATQIRSAYSEMQNQRMGLNAQITTTVDQVNSYLSRIDDLNQQISLATGKAGGSPPNDLLDQRDQAVMELNQLVGVTTYEQGDKISISLANGGQALLSGNTIYPLQAVSSSQDTSRTVIAYTLPAGAGKTVAVELNDAEVTGGKLGGLLQFRASSLDVMQSQLGQMAVGLALSFNEQHKQGLDQSGKPGTDFFGISNPQGVPNANNKGNAQISGQFTDLNNINAKDYEISFDGSSYRVLRMPEGTQVYNGPATGTPPSATLDLRSEMGVTLTIDAPPQAGDKWSLSPTRDAARDLQVLITDPDKIAAADAAGGDSNGKNALKLAQLQTAKVLGRGTMNITEMFSQVVNTVGVQTAQIKTAAIAQGNLIAQKTAAQQAVSGVNLNEEYVSLSLYQEQYQASARIIDVASTMFDTLLGLRG; translated from the coding sequence ATGAACATGTATAAATTGGCACTGGGCGGGCTGAACGCCGCTCAGGCAGGCTTGGCCACCACCAGCCACAATATCAACAATGCCACCACGGCCGGGTACAACCGCCAGCGCGTCATGGTTTCGACCGCCGGCGCTCAGGCCACCAGCAACGGCTTCATCGGCCGTGGCGTGCAGGTCGACACCGTCGTGCGCAGCTACGACAGTTTCCTGTACAAGCAACTGGTCGGCGCGCAGGGTAGCGGCGCCCAGCTTCAGACCCAGTTCGACCAGGTCTCGCAGATCAATAATCTGTTTGCTGACCGCACGGTGGGCATCGCTCCCGGCCTGACCAATTTCTTTACCAGCATGAACACGGTCGCCAGCAAGCCGGCTGACCCGGCCGCACGCCAGGATCTGTTGGGAAAAGCCAATAGCCTGGCCACGCAGATCCGTTCGGCTTATTCGGAAATGCAGAACCAGCGCATGGGTTTGAATGCGCAGATCACGACCACGGTCGACCAGGTCAACAGCTATCTGTCGCGTATCGACGACTTGAATCAGCAGATTTCGCTGGCGACGGGCAAGGCTGGCGGCAGCCCCCCGAACGATCTCCTGGATCAGCGCGACCAGGCGGTGATGGAACTGAACCAGCTGGTGGGCGTCACCACCTACGAACAAGGCGACAAGATCAGCATTTCGCTGGCCAACGGCGGCCAGGCGCTGCTGTCGGGCAATACGATCTACCCCTTGCAGGCGGTGTCTTCGTCCCAGGATACTAGCCGTACTGTCATCGCCTACACCTTGCCTGCCGGCGCCGGCAAGACGGTTGCGGTGGAATTGAATGATGCGGAAGTGACCGGCGGCAAGCTCGGCGGCCTGCTCCAGTTCCGGGCATCGTCCCTGGACGTCATGCAGAGCCAATTGGGCCAGATGGCGGTAGGCCTGGCTTTGTCCTTCAACGAACAGCATAAGCAAGGGCTCGACCAAAGCGGCAAGCCCGGCACGGACTTCTTCGGCATCAGCAACCCGCAGGGCGTGCCGAACGCGAACAACAAGGGCAACGCGCAGATTTCCGGTCAGTTCACCGATCTGAACAACATCAACGCCAAAGACTACGAAATCTCGTTCGATGGCAGTTCTTACCGGGTGTTGCGCATGCCGGAAGGCACGCAAGTCTACAACGGCCCGGCCACCGGCACGCCGCCCTCGGCGACGCTCGACCTGCGGTCCGAAATGGGCGTGACCTTGACGATCGACGCACCGCCTCAGGCGGGTGACAAGTGGTCCTTGTCCCCCACGCGCGACGCGGCCCGCGACCTGCAAGTGCTGATCACGGATCCCGACAAGATTGCCGCGGCTGACGCCGCCGGCGGCGACAGCAACGGCAAGAACGCCCTGAAGCTGGCTCAACTGCAAACTGCAAAGGTGTTGGGCCGCGGCACGATGAACATTACCGAGATGTTCTCCCAGGTGGTCAACACCGTTGGCGTGCAGACCGCGCAAATCAAGACTGCTGCCATCGCGCAGGGGAATCTGATCG
- the flgJ gene encoding flagellar assembly peptidoglycan hydrolase FlgJ, whose product MAYTNDAARGASRQDSVFDMGRLSDLKRDVKKDPEGTEQQKQVAKQFEALFLQMMVKRMREATPKEGLFDSQQTQMLQSMADEQLALHLASPGIGLSGAILAQMQQGKPGELGADAVKRLGEGSDLDFRSAGSREVSALLNVMRNNSAQNRALAAAEGAPDHVVSFVSKMSRAANLASQQSGVPARLIMGQAALESGWGKREIKHQDGSTSYNLFGIKAGSSWKGQVVNVLTTEYEDGVAKKVTQPFRAYASYEESFADYARLIGNSPRYEGVTQARNEIEAARRIQDAGYATDPQYAQKLIGVMSQLRGAASKVEISRQMLEGL is encoded by the coding sequence ATGGCTTACACCAATGATGCGGCGCGCGGCGCCAGCCGGCAGGATTCGGTCTTCGACATGGGCCGCCTGTCGGACTTGAAGCGCGACGTCAAGAAAGATCCTGAGGGGACGGAGCAGCAGAAGCAGGTCGCCAAGCAGTTCGAGGCCCTGTTCCTGCAGATGATGGTCAAGCGCATGCGCGAGGCGACGCCCAAGGAGGGGCTGTTCGACTCGCAGCAGACGCAGATGCTGCAGTCCATGGCGGACGAGCAACTGGCCTTGCATCTGGCGTCGCCCGGCATCGGATTGTCTGGTGCCATCTTGGCGCAGATGCAGCAGGGCAAGCCCGGCGAGCTGGGCGCGGATGCCGTCAAGCGCCTGGGAGAGGGTTCGGATCTCGATTTCCGCTCGGCCGGCTCGCGCGAAGTCTCGGCCCTGTTGAATGTGATGCGCAACAACAGCGCGCAGAACCGGGCGCTGGCCGCCGCGGAAGGCGCGCCCGACCACGTGGTCTCTTTCGTGTCCAAAATGTCGCGCGCCGCCAATCTCGCTTCCCAGCAAAGCGGCGTGCCGGCCCGCCTGATCATGGGCCAGGCGGCGCTGGAGTCGGGCTGGGGCAAGCGCGAGATCAAGCACCAGGACGGCAGCACCAGCTACAACCTGTTCGGCATCAAGGCGGGTTCCAGCTGGAAGGGTCAGGTCGTCAACGTGTTGACCACCGAATACGAAGATGGCGTGGCGAAAAAGGTGACGCAACCTTTCCGCGCCTACGCGTCCTACGAGGAATCGTTCGCGGATTACGCCCGGCTGATCGGCAACAGCCCGCGCTACGAGGGTGTCACGCAGGCGCGAAACGAGATCGAGGCGGCGCGCCGGATCCAGGATGCGGGCTATGCGACCGATCCGCAGTACGCGCAAAAATTGATCGGCGTGATGAGCCAGCTGCGAGGCGCGGCATCCAAGGTGGAAATTTCTCGCCAGATGCTGGAAGGACTCTAA
- a CDS encoding flagellar basal body P-ring protein FlgI, translated as MKQPNPISALVSLLARVCISVGLVAGAGAAHAERLKDLASIQGVRGNQLIGYGLVVGLDGSGDQVRQTPFTQQSLTNMLSQLGITVPPGSNMQLKNVAAVMVTTTLPAFARPGQTLDVVVSSMGNAKSLRGGTLLMTPLKGADSQVYAIAQGNILVGGAGASAGGSSVQINQLNGGRISAGAIVERGVPTTFSRDGYVYVELNNTDFGTAQNVSMALNRKFGQGTATALDGRVVQVRTPMDQASQARFLSQLEDLQVTRAPTVAKVIINARTGSVVMNRTVMIEEAAVAHGNLSVIINRQNQVSQPDTPFTEGQTVVVPNTQIEVRQENGSLQRVSTSANLADVVKGLNALGATPQDLLAILQAMKTAGALRAELEII; from the coding sequence ATGAAACAACCGAATCCGATATCCGCCTTGGTGTCCTTGTTGGCGCGCGTCTGCATTTCGGTCGGGCTGGTGGCCGGCGCGGGCGCGGCACACGCCGAACGGCTCAAGGATCTGGCTTCAATCCAGGGCGTGCGGGGCAACCAGCTGATCGGCTATGGCCTGGTCGTGGGCCTGGACGGCAGCGGTGACCAGGTGCGGCAGACGCCGTTCACGCAGCAAAGTCTGACCAATATGCTGTCGCAGCTGGGCATCACCGTTCCGCCCGGCAGCAATATGCAGTTGAAGAACGTGGCCGCGGTCATGGTCACGACCACGCTGCCGGCTTTCGCCCGCCCGGGGCAGACGCTGGACGTGGTGGTGTCGTCCATGGGTAACGCCAAGAGCCTGCGCGGCGGCACGTTGCTGATGACTCCGCTCAAAGGCGCCGACAGCCAGGTCTACGCCATCGCCCAGGGCAATATCCTGGTGGGCGGCGCGGGCGCCTCCGCCGGCGGTTCCAGCGTGCAGATCAACCAGTTGAACGGCGGACGCATCAGCGCCGGCGCCATTGTCGAGCGCGGCGTGCCCACCACGTTCTCGCGCGACGGCTACGTTTACGTGGAACTGAACAACACCGATTTCGGTACGGCGCAGAATGTGTCCATGGCGTTGAACCGCAAGTTCGGCCAAGGCACCGCTACCGCCCTGGACGGGCGCGTGGTGCAGGTCCGTACGCCGATGGACCAGGCGTCGCAGGCGCGTTTCCTGTCGCAGCTCGAAGATTTGCAGGTGACGCGCGCGCCCACCGTGGCCAAGGTCATCATCAATGCGCGCACGGGTTCGGTCGTCATGAACCGTACCGTCATGATCGAAGAGGCCGCCGTGGCGCACGGCAATCTGTCGGTCATCATCAATCGCCAGAACCAGGTGTCTCAGCCTGACACGCCGTTCACCGAAGGGCAGACGGTAGTGGTGCCCAATACCCAGATCGAGGTGCGCCAGGAAAACGGCTCCCTGCAGCGCGTGAGCACCAGCGCCAATCTGGCGGACGTGGTCAAGGGCTTGAACGCCTTGGGCGCCACGCCGCAGGACCTGCTGGCGATTCTGCAGGCCATGAAGACGGCCGGCGCCTTGCGCGCCGAACTGGAAATCATCTGA
- a CDS encoding flagellar basal body L-ring protein FlgH has product MLMSVLRLVSSAALAMLVAGCAMIPPEPIVTGPTTAVPPPPPTAMAQPTGSIYQPTTYGNYPLFEDRRPRNVGDIVTIVLNEKTNASKNVATNTNRSGSASLGIAAAPSFMDSWANANLNTDAKGGNVSQGKGDSTANNAFTGTITTTVVGVMSNGNLQVAGEKQIAINRGSEFVRFSGVVDPRSITGTNTVSSTQVADARIEYRSKGVMDEVQTMGWLQRFFLIASPF; this is encoded by the coding sequence ATGCTTATGTCTGTTCTGCGCCTGGTATCGAGTGCGGCCCTGGCTATGCTGGTGGCCGGTTGCGCCATGATCCCGCCCGAGCCCATCGTGACCGGGCCGACGACGGCGGTGCCGCCGCCTCCGCCTACGGCCATGGCGCAGCCCACGGGCTCGATCTATCAGCCTACGACATACGGCAACTATCCCTTGTTCGAGGACCGCCGGCCGCGCAACGTGGGCGACATCGTCACCATCGTCCTGAACGAGAAGACCAACGCTTCCAAGAACGTCGCCACCAACACCAACCGTAGCGGCAGCGCCTCCCTGGGCATCGCGGCTGCGCCGTCCTTCATGGACAGTTGGGCCAACGCCAACCTGAACACCGACGCCAAGGGCGGCAATGTGTCGCAGGGCAAGGGTGACAGCACGGCGAACAATGCCTTTACCGGCACCATCACCACCACGGTGGTGGGGGTGATGTCCAATGGCAACCTGCAGGTCGCGGGCGAAAAGCAGATCGCCATCAACCGGGGCAGCGAATTCGTGCGCTTCTCCGGCGTGGTCGATCCGCGCTCCATCACCGGCACCAACACCGTGTCGTCCACGCAGGTGGCCGACGCCCGCATCGAGTACCGCAGCAAAGGCGTCATGGACGAAGTCCAGACCATGGGCTGGCTGCAACGCTTCTTCCTGATCGCTTCGCCGTTCTGA
- the flgG gene encoding flagellar basal-body rod protein FlgG: MMRSLWIAKTGLEGQQTSMDVISNNLANVSTNGFKRGRAVFQDLMYQTLRQPGAQVGDATQLPSGLQLGTGARVAATERIHTAGNLNNTGSEMDIAINGRGFLQVELPDGTQAYTRDGALQRDQNGQLTTVSGYVIQPPMNIPDNALSISIGNDGIVSVTQPGAAGINVQIGQLQIATFINPTGLQSVGENLYLETDASGPANLLQPGVDGAGSIMQKYVETSNVNVAEELVNMITTQRAYEMNSKAVKTSDEMLARLTQL, from the coding sequence ATGATGCGTTCGTTGTGGATCGCCAAGACGGGTCTGGAAGGTCAGCAGACCTCCATGGACGTGATTTCGAACAACTTGGCCAACGTTTCGACCAATGGCTTCAAGCGCGGCCGCGCCGTGTTCCAGGACCTGATGTACCAGACGCTGCGTCAGCCTGGCGCCCAGGTCGGCGACGCCACCCAGTTGCCGTCGGGCCTGCAACTGGGTACTGGTGCGCGCGTTGCAGCGACCGAGCGCATCCACACTGCGGGCAACCTGAACAACACCGGCAGCGAGATGGACATCGCCATCAACGGCCGCGGTTTCCTGCAGGTCGAACTGCCTGACGGCACCCAGGCCTACACCCGAGACGGCGCGTTGCAACGCGACCAGAACGGCCAGTTGACGACCGTCAGCGGCTACGTGATCCAGCCGCCGATGAACATCCCCGACAATGCGCTGTCGATCTCCATCGGCAACGACGGCATCGTTTCGGTTACGCAGCCCGGCGCCGCTGGCATCAACGTACAGATCGGTCAGCTGCAGATCGCGACGTTCATCAACCCCACCGGGTTGCAGAGCGTAGGTGAAAACCTGTACCTGGAAACCGACGCTTCGGGACCCGCCAACCTGTTGCAGCCTGGCGTGGATGGCGCCGGTTCGATCATGCAGAAGTACGTTGAAACCTCCAACGTCAACGTCGCCGAAGAACTGGTCAACATGATCACCACGCAGCGCGCGTACGAAATGAACAGCAAGGCCGTCAAGACCTCGGACGAAATGCTGGCTCGCCTGACTCAACTGTGA
- a CDS encoding flagellar basal body rod protein FlgF → MDRIIYTAMNGAARITEHQAALSNNMANVNTAGFREQIALYRSVPVTDGTSLPTRVSTVASTPRNSFQMGNMQTTGRDLDVALSSERGWIAVQTPQGEAYTRAGSLQVGINGLLQTSLGQPVLSDQGGPIDVPDQAALTITADGTITAIGAGDAPNNILNLGRIKLANPQNEQLVHGDDGVFRMAPVNGQPAPPVPADPSLRLLSGVLEGSNTNPMAAMVGMIANARRFEQQMQVIQQSDRNAERANGILSVSA, encoded by the coding sequence ATGGACCGTATCATCTACACCGCCATGAATGGCGCGGCGCGCATCACCGAGCATCAGGCCGCGCTTTCCAACAATATGGCCAACGTGAACACGGCGGGCTTCCGCGAGCAGATCGCGCTGTACCGTTCCGTGCCCGTCACGGACGGGACGAGTCTGCCCACGCGTGTTTCGACGGTGGCGTCCACGCCGCGCAACAGCTTCCAGATGGGCAATATGCAGACGACGGGCCGGGATCTGGACGTGGCGTTGTCCAGCGAGCGCGGCTGGATCGCCGTGCAGACGCCGCAAGGCGAGGCCTACACCCGCGCCGGCAGCCTGCAGGTCGGCATCAATGGCCTGTTGCAGACCTCTCTCGGTCAACCCGTGCTGTCGGACCAGGGCGGTCCCATCGACGTACCCGACCAGGCTGCGCTGACGATCACCGCGGACGGCACCATTACCGCCATCGGCGCCGGTGACGCGCCGAACAACATTCTGAACCTGGGCCGGATCAAACTGGCCAACCCGCAGAACGAGCAGCTGGTGCACGGCGACGACGGCGTGTTCCGCATGGCGCCCGTCAATGGCCAGCCTGCGCCTCCGGTACCCGCCGACCCCAGCCTGCGGCTGTTGTCGGGCGTGCTGGAAGGCAGCAATACCAATCCGATGGCGGCGATGGTGGGCATGATCGCCAACGCCCGCCGCTTCGAGCAGCAGATGCAGGTGATCCAGCAGTCCGACCGCAACGCCGAGCGCGCCAACGGCATCCTGTCGGTAAGCGCCTGA
- a CDS encoding flagellar hook-basal body complex protein: MGFGQGLSGLNAAAQNLDVIGNNIANSGTVGFKSSTASFADVYASSRVGLGVKVAGISQRFTVGAVNGGGGEYDIAIDGAKGMFRVTDQSGAVMYTRNGEFMVDKNNFIVNAQGYRMTGYPAGAIGANPVELQLPTANVAPKATSTGTTVANLDANAKVIYEVDTQTKAPVPGTVTLGAAPGTVYSFTRDATGVATLVDTVPPGGGLPPAGTFTNGADSVTVSATGVVTGDLSKMASFTEYVAAVVETGKPFDPKLSSTYTNASPMTVFDSLGNSHQVMQYFVKRPADAAGNSIYDVYYTMDGQAMAPTTEAAGVWGNPQKFTFNKAGVMTSAPVVNLSFAAPGGGATPADPINIAMNYAGTTQYGSAYKLVAKPDGYTSGEFSGINISADGSLVASYTNGETQVVGTIVLADFSNLQGLQPVGNNAWTETAASGQPILGQPGTNGLSRVVGQATEASNVDMSKELVNMIIAQRTYQANSQTIKTQDEIMQVLMSLK, from the coding sequence ATGGGTTTCGGACAAGGATTGAGCGGCTTGAACGCCGCGGCGCAGAACCTGGACGTCATCGGCAACAACATCGCCAACTCCGGCACGGTCGGCTTCAAGTCGTCGACTGCGTCGTTTGCTGACGTCTATGCCAGTTCGCGCGTTGGCCTGGGCGTGAAGGTTGCCGGCATCAGCCAGCGCTTCACGGTAGGGGCGGTGAACGGCGGTGGCGGCGAGTACGACATCGCGATCGATGGCGCCAAAGGCATGTTCCGCGTCACCGACCAAAGCGGCGCCGTGATGTACACCCGCAACGGCGAGTTCATGGTCGACAAGAACAACTTCATCGTGAACGCGCAGGGCTATCGCATGACGGGCTATCCGGCGGGCGCGATCGGGGCGAATCCGGTGGAATTGCAGCTTCCGACGGCCAACGTGGCGCCCAAGGCGACGTCGACGGGAACGACCGTGGCGAACCTGGATGCCAATGCGAAGGTCATCTACGAGGTGGATACGCAAACCAAGGCTCCAGTCCCTGGAACGGTCACGTTGGGCGCGGCCCCCGGCACCGTGTATTCCTTCACTCGCGACGCTACCGGCGTCGCCACGCTGGTGGATACGGTTCCCCCGGGTGGTGGGTTGCCCCCCGCCGGTACTTTTACGAATGGTGCGGATAGTGTGACGGTGAGCGCCACGGGCGTTGTCACCGGCGATCTGTCGAAAATGGCATCGTTCACCGAGTACGTGGCGGCCGTGGTCGAAACCGGCAAGCCGTTCGACCCCAAGCTGTCCAGCACCTACACCAACGCGTCGCCGATGACCGTGTTCGACTCGTTGGGCAATTCCCACCAGGTCATGCAGTACTTCGTGAAGCGTCCGGCGGACGCGGCGGGCAACAGCATCTACGACGTCTATTACACAATGGACGGCCAGGCCATGGCGCCTACCACTGAAGCAGCCGGCGTCTGGGGCAATCCCCAGAAGTTCACGTTCAACAAAGCCGGCGTGATGACCAGCGCGCCGGTGGTGAACCTGTCGTTCGCCGCCCCGGGGGGCGGCGCCACGCCCGCCGATCCGATCAACATCGCGATGAACTACGCAGGCACCACCCAATACGGCAGCGCCTACAAGCTGGTGGCCAAACCTGACGGCTACACCTCGGGTGAATTCAGCGGCATCAATATCAGTGCCGACGGCAGCCTGGTCGCCAGCTACACCAACGGCGAGACCCAGGTCGTTGGCACTATCGTGCTGGCGGACTTTTCCAACCTGCAGGGCCTGCAGCCCGTGGGCAACAACGCCTGGACTGAGACGGCCGCTTCGGGTCAGCCCATCCTGGGCCAGCCCGGCACCAACGGCCTGTCCCGGGTCGTGGGCCAGGCTACCGAAGCGTCCAACGTCGACATGAGCAAGGAACTGGTCAACATGATCATTGCCCAGCGCACCTACCAGGCCAACTCGCAGACCATCAAGACCCAGGACGAAATCATGCAAGTCCTGATGAGCCTGAAGTAA
- a CDS encoding flagellar hook capping FlgD N-terminal domain-containing protein, giving the protein MTTIDQSTSKTGLGLAQTGANSSSTAQGLQDQFLKLLVTQLQNQDPLNPMQNAELTSQLAQISTVEGITNLKNTMLAISGQIDVSQSMNAVAMIGKGVLIPGSKIKSGVDAEHPEARVVTPYGLDLQGDAQKVQIRISDSNGAVVRTIETKDQKPGVYTLSWDGKNDNGVVLEPGAYTVSVLATDADGKKVNAEVLSYGQVKSVAYSTEGLRLDLGLEGQTSMLDVRKVIGA; this is encoded by the coding sequence ATGACCACTATCGACCAATCGACGAGCAAAACCGGCTTGGGCCTGGCTCAAACTGGCGCCAATAGCAGCAGCACGGCGCAAGGCCTGCAGGACCAGTTCCTGAAACTGCTGGTCACGCAGCTGCAGAACCAGGATCCCCTGAATCCGATGCAAAACGCCGAGCTGACCTCCCAGCTGGCCCAGATCTCCACGGTGGAAGGCATCACCAACCTGAAGAACACCATGCTCGCCATCAGCGGCCAGATCGACGTGTCTCAGTCGATGAACGCCGTGGCCATGATAGGCAAGGGCGTGCTGATCCCTGGTTCCAAGATCAAGTCCGGCGTGGATGCGGAACATCCCGAGGCCCGTGTCGTCACGCCTTATGGTCTGGACCTGCAGGGCGATGCCCAGAAGGTGCAGATTCGCATTTCCGACTCCAACGGCGCGGTCGTGCGCACGATCGAAACGAAGGACCAGAAGCCCGGCGTGTACACGTTGTCGTGGGATGGCAAGAACGATAACGGCGTGGTGCTGGAACCGGGCGCGTACACCGTGTCCGTCCTGGCCACGGATGCCGACGGCAAGAAAGTGAATGCGGAAGTCCTGAGCTACGGCCAGGTCAAGAGCGTCGCGTACTCCACTGAAGGCCTGAGGCTGGATCTGGGCCTGGAAGGCCAGACCAGCATGCTGGACGTGCGCAAGGTGATCGGCGCCTGA
- the flgC gene encoding flagellar basal body rod protein FlgC, producing the protein MSLLSIFDIAGSALSAQSQRMNVAASNMANADSVVGPDGKPYRARQVVFQVNPPAGQALGQEIGGVRVAGVVEDQSPLKQVYDPQHPMADAQGYVSMPNVDPVAETVNMIAASRSYQANVEVLNTAKALMQKTLTIGQS; encoded by the coding sequence ATGTCCTTGTTGAGCATTTTCGATATCGCTGGTTCGGCGCTCAGCGCGCAATCGCAGCGCATGAACGTGGCGGCCAGCAACATGGCCAACGCCGACAGCGTGGTCGGCCCCGACGGCAAACCCTACCGCGCCCGTCAGGTGGTATTCCAGGTGAATCCCCCGGCCGGTCAGGCGCTGGGCCAGGAGATCGGCGGAGTGCGCGTGGCTGGCGTGGTCGAAGACCAGTCTCCCTTGAAGCAGGTCTATGACCCGCAGCACCCCATGGCCGACGCCCAGGGCTACGTCAGCATGCCCAATGTCGACCCGGTGGCCGAAACCGTGAACATGATCGCGGCCTCGCGCTCTTACCAGGCAAACGTGGAAGTGCTCAACACCGCCAAGGCGTTGATGCAGAAGACCCTGACCATCGGCCAGTCCTAA
- the flgB gene encoding flagellar basal body rod protein FlgB — MLDRLNEDFRFYQQALGLRAQRQEVLSSNIANADTPNYKARDFDFKTAMANAMEGTKRLPDTSLTLTSARHIPAKAVSQGPTDLLYRLPYQPSMDGNTVDMDIERVQFADNTLHYQSTMQMLSGRIRTMMAAIQE, encoded by the coding sequence ATGCTAGACAGGCTCAATGAAGATTTCCGGTTTTACCAGCAGGCCCTGGGGCTGCGCGCGCAACGCCAGGAAGTGCTGTCGTCGAACATCGCCAACGCCGATACCCCCAACTACAAGGCGCGCGATTTCGACTTCAAGACGGCCATGGCCAACGCCATGGAAGGCACCAAACGCTTGCCCGATACCTCGCTCACGCTGACGTCCGCGCGCCATATTCCGGCCAAGGCCGTATCCCAGGGGCCGACCGACCTCCTGTACCGCTTGCCGTACCAGCCCAGCATGGATGGAAACACGGTGGACATGGACATCGAACGGGTGCAGTTCGCGGATAACACCCTGCATTACCAAAGCACGATGCAGATGCTGTCTGGCCGTATCCGGACCATGATGGCCGCAATTCAGGAATGA
- the flgA gene encoding flagellar basal body P-ring formation chaperone FlgA yields the protein MKISAPRLRARAICLAALLLPLAAAQGQEAATQAPEAIALAAQTYLLDQLAGLPGQPSVAIDPPRAERLTPCDAMSPFMPSGMKLRSRMTVGIRCNAPKPWTAYVQATVSVPGHYYVAARMIAAGQALTPDDLAPRDGDLVTLPPGAITDPQTVVGMTAVHRINAGQAVRGSGLRNAQSVIRGANVRINARGKGFVVSSEGQALDNAAPGATVQVRTAGGQVVSGVVRNAGLVEIQL from the coding sequence ATGAAAATATCCGCACCCCGACTCCGCGCGCGCGCCATCTGCCTGGCCGCCCTGCTGCTGCCCCTGGCTGCCGCGCAGGGACAGGAAGCGGCGACTCAGGCTCCCGAGGCCATCGCCCTTGCGGCGCAGACCTATCTACTGGACCAACTGGCTGGCCTGCCCGGGCAGCCTTCGGTAGCGATCGATCCTCCGCGCGCAGAACGCCTGACGCCTTGCGACGCCATGTCCCCGTTCATGCCATCTGGCATGAAGCTGCGCTCGCGCATGACGGTCGGGATACGTTGCAACGCGCCCAAACCATGGACGGCTTATGTCCAGGCGACAGTCAGCGTCCCGGGCCACTATTACGTCGCCGCTCGCATGATTGCCGCCGGACAGGCCCTGACACCGGACGACCTCGCCCCTAGGGACGGCGATCTGGTCACCCTGCCCCCGGGCGCGATCACGGATCCACAGACCGTGGTAGGCATGACCGCCGTTCACCGGATCAACGCCGGGCAAGCGGTGCGGGGCTCCGGGTTGCGCAACGCACAATCGGTGATCCGGGGCGCCAATGTCCGCATCAACGCTCGCGGCAAAGGTTTCGTAGTCAGCAGCGAAGGCCAGGCGTTGGACAACGCTGCGCCGGGCGCCACCGTACAGGTGCGGACCGCGGGCGGCCAAGTGGTCAGCGGCGTGGTGCGCAATGCCGGCCTGGTCGAAATACAACTGTAA
- the flgM gene encoding flagellar biosynthesis anti-sigma factor FlgM encodes MKINSTTNRPLSADTVAPRADSAVAQAYGAGSASGSSSSQVALSSASRKLLALQNGSNDINVERVAAIRAAIASGQLKIDTGRIADSLIASARDLLK; translated from the coding sequence TTGAAGATCAATTCCACCACCAACCGCCCCCTTTCGGCTGACACCGTCGCGCCCCGCGCTGACTCGGCGGTTGCCCAGGCCTATGGCGCCGGCAGCGCCAGCGGCTCCAGCAGCTCGCAGGTGGCGCTGAGTTCGGCATCGCGCAAGCTGTTGGCGCTGCAGAACGGATCCAATGACATCAACGTCGAACGCGTGGCCGCCATCCGCGCCGCCATCGCTTCGGGTCAGCTCAAGATCGACACGGGCCGCATCGCGGACAGCCTGATCGCCAGCGCCCGAGACCTGTTGAAGTAA
- a CDS encoding flagella synthesis protein FlgN, translating to MSTVDALQSCMQQEDTLITEFSTVLEEETEVLVGLGTVGVLQEITERKGGLARKLVDLSQVRDSLLAEIGLPAGHTGTEQAAVLHPQLSGVWQSLLSKSAAANEINLRNGALIDVHLRYTQQSLDALRNVGAAGGAPSTYDARGRGARGTPGRKPIVAG from the coding sequence ATGAGCACCGTAGACGCCCTGCAATCCTGCATGCAGCAGGAAGACACTCTGATCACCGAGTTCTCGACCGTTCTGGAAGAAGAGACTGAAGTGCTGGTGGGGCTGGGAACCGTCGGTGTGCTGCAGGAAATTACGGAGCGCAAGGGCGGCCTCGCCCGCAAGCTCGTGGATCTGAGTCAGGTCCGTGATTCCCTGCTCGCAGAAATTGGATTGCCGGCTGGGCACACCGGCACCGAACAAGCAGCCGTTCTGCACCCGCAACTGTCGGGCGTGTGGCAATCCCTGCTAAGCAAATCGGCGGCCGCCAACGAAATCAACCTGCGCAACGGCGCCCTCATCGACGTTCACCTGCGCTATACGCAGCAATCGCTGGACGCCCTGCGCAATGTGGGTGCGGCTGGCGGAGCTCCGTCCACGTACGATGCACGCGGCCGCGGCGCCCGTGGCACCCCTGGCCGCAAGCCTATCGTTGCCGGCTGA